In a genomic window of Lycium ferocissimum isolate CSIRO_LF1 chromosome 9, AGI_CSIRO_Lferr_CH_V1, whole genome shotgun sequence:
- the LOC132030155 gene encoding polycomb group protein FIE1-like has protein sequence MSKAAIGCEAVVGSLTPSKKKEYRVTNRLQEGKRPLYAVVFNFIDATYFNVFATVGGNRVTVYQCLEGGVIAVLQSYIDEDKDESFYTVSWACNIDGSPLIVAGGINGILRVIDAGNEKIHKSFVGHGDSINEIRTQALKPSLVVSASKDESVRLWNVHTGICILVFAGAGGHRNEVLSVDFHPSDIYRIASCGMDNTVKIWSMKEFWTYVEKSFTWTDLPSKFPTKHVQFPIFIASVHNNYVDCNRWLGDFILSKSVDNEIVLWEPKMKEQSPGEGTVDILQKYPVPECDIWFIKFSCDFHYKAAAIGNREGKVFVWDLQTSPPTLIARLSHVQSKLPIRQTAMSFDGSTVLSCCEDGTIWRWDVVATS, from the exons ATGTCGAAAGCAGCTATAGGTTGTGAGGCAGTGGTGGGATCGTTAACACCGTCAAAGAAAAAGGAGTACAGAGTGACTAACAGACTCCAAGAAGGCAAACGCCCTTTATATGCCGTTGTTTTCAACTTCATTGATGCTACCTACTTTAATGTTTTTGCTACCGTTGGTGGAAATCGG GTTACTGTATACCAATGTCTCGAAGGTGGTGTTATTGCTGTGCTGCAGTCTTATATCGATGAAGAT AAAGACGAATCCTTTTACACTGTAAGCTGGGCCTGCAATATTGACGGGAGTCCATTGATAGTGGCTGGAGGAATAAATGGAATTCTCCGTGTTATTGATGCTGGCAATGAAAAGATACATAAG AGCTTTGTTGGGCATGGAGACTCAATAAACGAAATTAGGACTCAAGCCTTGAAACCATCTCTCGTAGTATCTGCCAGCAAA GATGAATCTGTTCGCTTGTGGAATGTTCATACTGGAATATGCATTTTGGTATTTGCTGGCGCTGGGGGTCACCGAAATGAAGTACTCAGTGTG GACTTCCATCCTTCGGATATATATCGCATTGCTAGCTGTGGAATGGATAATACTGTTAAGATCTGGTCAATGAAAG AATTCTGGACATATGTTGAGAAATCCTTTACTTGGACGGATCTTCCTTCCAAGTtccccacaaaacatgtccagtTTCCA ATATTCATAGCTTCAGTCCATAACAACTATGTTGACTGTAACCGATGGCTTGGTGATTTTATCTTATCCAAG AGTGTTGACAATGAAATTGTACTATGGGAACCAAAGATGAAAGAACAGTCTCCTGGAGAG GGCACCGTTGACATCCTCCAAAAGTATCCTGTCCCGGAGTGTGATATCTGGTTCATCAAGTTTTCATGTGATTTTCACTACAAAGCAGCAGCTATAG GAAATAGAGAAGGGAAGGTCTTTGTCTGGGACCTACAGACCAGCCCACCAACTCTGATTGCAAG GTTATCTCATGTGCAATCTAAATTACCAATTAGACAGACTGCCATGTCCTTTGATGGAAG CACCGTACTTAGCTGCTGTGAAGATGGGACTATATGGCGCTGGGATGTAGTAGCAACTTCTTGA
- the LOC132031758 gene encoding mitogen-activated protein kinase kinase kinase 20-like: protein MEWKKLYVLGAGSYGKVYYAVKIDPFSLSASVAAVKCADINRSISLQQEAQILTTLKGCPHVVQFFGADISIDNGNIPTYNLFLEYASGGSLHDLINSKRGMTKMSELEVGFYAYQLLKGIQHVHKKGWVHCDIKPANVLVFDNDNNERGGMHKLKLADFGLTLRVGDGMAYMTGRALSNRGTLLYAPPESLTCGFHSKAYDIWSLGCTVAEMMTGSHVWIYRDTKDLQWQIMNENPMIPSNVSEIARDFFYKCFIKDPRRRWTSEQLLQHPFIQRSLCTSSNSMPETQGRIARVNPFGCQVPVPEKDFINLLFESSCLRIQ, encoded by the coding sequence ATGGAGTGGAAGAAGCTTTACGTTCTTGGTGCGGGCTCTTACGGCAAAGTGTATTATGCAGTGAAGATCGATCCTTTTTCATTATCTGCTTCAGTTGCTGCTGTTAAATGCGCAGATATCAACCGTTCAATTTCACTTCAACAAGAAGCGCAAATCTTGACAACTCTAAAAGGTTGTCCTCACGTTGTCCAGTTCTTTGGAGCAGACATAAGCATTGATAACGGCAATATTCCAACTTACAATCTGTTTCTTGAATATGCAAGTGGTGGATCGCTGCACGATTTGATTAATTCAAAAAGAGGAATGACAAAGATGTCTGAATTGGAAGTAGGTTTTTATGCATATCAACTCTTAAAGGGTATTCAACATGTTCATAAGAAAGGGTGGGTTCATTGCGATATTAAACCTGCTAATGTTTTGGTTTtcgataatgataataatgaacgTGGTGGGATGCacaagttgaagttggccgACTTTGGATTGACACTGAGAGTTGGTGATGGAATGGCATATATGACTGGGAGGGCGTTGAGCAATCGGGGTACTCTACTTTACGCGCCCCCAGAATCTTTGACGTGTGGTTTtcattccaaagcttatgacaTTTGGTCGCTAGGGTGTACTGTGGCAGAGATGATGACTGggagtcatgtttggatttaTCGCGACACTAAAGATTTGCAGTGGCAGATTATGAATGAAAACCCTATGATTCCGAGTAATGTTTCTGAGATTGCTAGAGATTTTTTTTACAAGTGTTTCATAAAGGACCCTCGAAGAAGATGGACGTCTGAACAACTACTCCAACATCCTTTTATTCAGAGATCTTTATGTACTTCGTCTAATTCGATGCCTGAAACTCAAGGCAGGATAGCAAGGGTTAATCCTTTTGGTTGCCAAGTTCCCGTTCCCGAGAAGGACTTCATCAATTTACTCTTCGAAAGTAGTTGTTTAAGGATACAATGA
- the LOC132030156 gene encoding protein SAMBA translates to MSTGSSLTSSPARSSSSTMAMMGGNVGPTSSSSIAVDDFNFPTDLISIQDRKDEALNVLKSDLMASLNKEVKSLDEDSWMFEGPRSRIHRISRPGRLHKHGEMGKQNSKLVATLK, encoded by the exons ATGAGCACAGGCAGTTCGCTGACGTCATCACCGGCGAGGTCATCAAGTTCAACGATGGCGATGATGGGAGGAAATGTAGGGCCCACGTCATCATCATCTATAGCCGTTGATGACTTCAACTTCCCAACTGATCTCATCTCCATTCAAGACCGCAAAGATGAAGCTCTTAATG TTCTCAAATCCGATCTGATGGCTTCACTGAATAAAGAGGTTAAATCCCTAGATGAGGATAGCTGGATGTTTGAGGGCCCTAGGTCTCGTATTCACAGGATTTCTAGGCCAG GTCGTCTTCACAAACACGGAGAAATGGGAAAGCAGAATTCTAAGTTGGTGGCCACATTAAAATGA